One part of the Ranitomeya imitator isolate aRanImi1 chromosome 10, aRanImi1.pri, whole genome shotgun sequence genome encodes these proteins:
- the LOC138651981 gene encoding uncharacterized protein, translated as MDRSMESIYLTFQLELALAIAYAFACQEQRKRDKQRRRSRRRFWLHPIVEVRESRGVYHCLFGELNENQDKYFEYTRMSKDSFRYLLRLVEGAISRQDTQLRKSISPEERLLVTLRFLATGETLRSLHFQFRIGVSTLSGIIADTCRALWDNLREEFLPIPTRELWHANAKKFEKVCDFPNCIGAVDGKHIRITKPSRSGSLFYNYKKYFSTVLMAIAGADCRFLAVDIGAFGRANDSRTFKESDMGRRLYENNFNFPHPRPLPNTEGPALPFVVVGDEAFQMCGNLLKPYSSRGLDRTKSIFNYRLSRARRTVECAFGILVSKWRILGSAINLKIETVDEVVKACVVLHNFIIDKERVNVELDEPIQNPLPDYQAHPLRTTLEIAHMRDQFAAYFVSDVGRVSWQDQMV; from the exons atggatcgttccatggagagtatctacctcacttttcagctggaattagcccttgctatagcttatgcttttgcctgtcaagaacagaggaaaagagacaaacaacggagaaggagtcgtcggcgtttttggctacaccctatagtggaagtccgagagagtcgtggagtgtaccattgtctttttggcgaattaaatgagaaccaggacaaatattttgagtacaccaggatgtcaaaagacagcttccgatatctgctgcgtctggtggaaggagccatttccaggcaggacacgcagctccgtaaatcgatttcccctgaggaacgtctgctggtgactctacg tttcctggctaccggagagacattgagatcactgcatttccagtttcggattggagtctcaacactgtcgggtattattgcagacacatgccgcgcattgtgggacaacctcagggaggaatttttacccatccctacaagagaattatggcatgccaacgccaaaaaatttgaaaaagtttgtgatttccctaactgtatcggagccgtggatggcaagcacattaggattaccaagccttcaagaagtggatctcttttttataattataaaaaatacttttccaccgtgctgatggcaattgcaggtgcggactgcaggtttctcgctgtggacattggagcgtttggtcgtgcaaatgattcacggacatttaaggagtctgacatgggccgaagattatacgagaacaattttaatttcccccatccacgacctcttcctaacaccgaaggcccggccctgccatttgttgtggttggggatgaggcttttcaaatgtgtggcaacctacttaaaccgtactctagtcgggggttggaccgcacaaaaagtatttttaattatagactgtccagggcccgaagaactgtggagtgcgcctttggcattctggtgtccaaatggcgtatcttaggatccgcaataaatttgaaaattgagacagtggatgaggtggtgaaggcgtgtgtggttctacacaattttattattgataaagagagagtcaacgttgaactcgatgaacccatacaaaatccattgcctgattatcaagctcatcctctgcggacaactttggagattgctcatatgagggaccaatttgctgcatattttgtttccgatgttggccgtgtttcttggcaagatcaaatggtgtaa
- the LOC138651141 gene encoding uncharacterized protein: MVASIEERGPLWDSRDPRHADQGILRCMWKEVAQLLWDGFDSASPTVKASFLRKLRTRWRSMKDRFKRGLKKEGQARSGAAASRTSVYKYNRILQFLRPVLESRETHSSTREPVRPSGAVLCEAPSQASQPSHSESRSAPPQSGEPAAGPSDVPLAEASVAPSFGSSRQRQRASDRAPMPEFLHLSTVFQNGFKALCDKMSNIERRLENIETDLARLSPCCEILGVNE; the protein is encoded by the exons atggtggcatccatagaggaacggggcccgttgtgggacagccgtgacccccggcacgcggaccagggcatattgcggtgtatgtggaaagaggtggcacaattgctgtgggatggcttcgacagcgcttcccccacggtcaaagctagttttc tTCGAAAACtgcggaccagatggcgctccatgaaggaccgtttcaagaggggcctgaaaaaggaaggACAGGCCCGTAGTGGTGCAgcggcttcaaggacctcggtttacaagtataaccgtatactgcaattcttgagaccggtccttgaaagcagaga aacacacagcagcacccgcgagcctgtccgaccctctggagcggtcctttgtgaagcgccatctcaagcctcgcagccatcccacagcgagagcaggtctgcaccaccacaatctggcgaaccggcagccggtccatcagatgttcccctggccgaggcctctgtcgctccttccttcgggtcttcccgacagcgtcagcgggcctcggacagggcgcccatgcccgaatttttacatttgagtaccgtctttcagaatggtttcaaggcgctgtgcgataaaatgtcaaaTATCgagcggcgtcttgaaaacatcgaaacggatctcgcgaggctg agcccctgctgtgagattttggGTGTCAACGaatga